One segment of Gordonia terrae DNA contains the following:
- a CDS encoding tyrosine-type recombinase/integrase → MASVRKFTSKKDGKPYYKVKWRTPDGKHRTKGGFRTRKEADAYATTVDFNQRRGTTFDPRSGDVTFRVAAAAWLDSRHDLKATTRRGYAYALAPATERRGEMGTLGIDAVFGGYPLNAIKRERISEWVDLLVRAGKKPSTVRHAYFLVRMVLAQAVVDGRLTTNPADYVRLPGEHSATGGTAGVVDDPAQFLTATQVAALVAATPWPFNVYVHVAAWAGLRAAELAGLQVGDVELPTRTMNPNARPKPGTLRVERTVQVVDGVASYVAPKTRGSRRRVPLTPATVDLLRSYFAEHPRADDPTAPLFPAMRLVTERPTGIRADGERTARAKAGRQADALAALDVRDAEARLALDWTEPVRHPTFCKAVFRPAVLRANRLAGEVLLPADLKFHSLRHTYVSLCVAAGIQPLEIAKMAGHAKVTTTLSVYAHLFEDDHADAMRALGAMGTTAFSENVVRLRASSLTP, encoded by the coding sequence ATGGCATCGGTCAGGAAGTTCACGTCCAAGAAGGACGGCAAGCCCTACTACAAAGTGAAATGGCGAACGCCGGACGGCAAGCACCGCACCAAGGGCGGCTTCCGGACGCGGAAAGAAGCGGACGCCTACGCCACTACAGTCGACTTCAATCAGCGTCGCGGAACCACGTTCGATCCGAGGTCCGGTGACGTTACGTTCCGCGTAGCGGCGGCGGCATGGCTCGACAGTCGCCACGACCTTAAAGCCACGACCCGACGCGGATACGCGTACGCCCTCGCCCCAGCAACCGAGCGACGGGGCGAGATGGGCACGTTGGGGATTGACGCGGTGTTCGGCGGCTACCCGCTCAACGCAATCAAGCGCGAGCGCATCTCGGAGTGGGTCGATCTGCTGGTGAGGGCGGGGAAGAAGCCGAGCACCGTCCGGCATGCCTACTTCCTGGTGAGGATGGTGTTGGCGCAGGCAGTGGTGGACGGTCGGTTGACGACGAACCCGGCCGATTACGTGCGCCTACCTGGGGAGCACAGCGCAACGGGCGGCACGGCTGGCGTCGTAGACGACCCGGCCCAGTTCCTCACCGCGACTCAGGTTGCCGCCCTCGTCGCAGCGACGCCCTGGCCGTTCAACGTCTACGTCCACGTTGCAGCATGGGCCGGACTGCGGGCAGCGGAGCTGGCGGGGTTGCAGGTTGGGGACGTCGAGCTGCCCACGCGGACGATGAACCCGAACGCCCGCCCGAAGCCGGGAACGTTGCGCGTGGAGCGGACTGTGCAGGTCGTCGACGGCGTCGCCAGCTACGTCGCCCCGAAGACCCGAGGCAGTCGCAGGCGCGTACCGCTGACCCCGGCGACGGTCGACCTACTGCGGAGCTACTTTGCCGAGCACCCGCGCGCCGACGACCCGACGGCCCCGCTGTTCCCGGCGATGCGGCTCGTAACCGAGCGACCGACAGGGATCAGGGCAGACGGCGAGCGAACGGCCAGGGCGAAGGCCGGACGACAGGCAGACGCCCTGGCAGCGCTCGACGTAAGAGACGCGGAGGCGCGGTTGGCGCTGGACTGGACTGAGCCGGTGCGGCACCCGACGTTCTGCAAGGCCGTGTTCCGGCCTGCGGTGCTGCGCGCCAACCGACTGGCCGGCGAGGTGCTGCTGCCTGCTGACCTCAAGTTTCACAGCCTTCGGCACACGTACGTGTCGCTGTGCGTTGCGGCAGGCATCCAACCCTTGGAGATCGCAAAGATGGCCGGCCACGCGAAGGTCACGACCACGCTCAGCGTGTACGCGCACCTCTTCGAAGATGACCACGCAGACGCGATGCGTGCGCTTGGCGCGATGGGGACGACCGCGTTTAGCGAGAACGTGGTGCGGTTGCGGGCTAGTTCATTGACGCCTTAG
- a CDS encoding HNH endonuclease signature motif containing protein: MATLTRPREAVVRRLFAVSMNQCAMPDCTTQLVSSETGTILGEVCHIRAHNPGGPRYLDSQTDEERHGFGNLVLLCRNCHKLIDALENLEIYTVEALVEIKRRHEEAGAAAGAIDAPSQVITALQWTVAVYEAGATHMDFRNAVFKVGGDGGYPLGGGGEGGVLTIVGIGSLPDDIAAEMTIDLAGGPGSYPGGGGGGGGVLKFEGRTVETDDIAAGLKIPVFFPANSVAVADGLVHLLGGGWEYYRVPELPFATIIDAALVVEFGTTQPNSMLSFDVSVLDPGENRRHLSRIDVEVPEPTGPLNRVCRSVRASIKFEAPGVHELVVTSGEIRLSVYSFEVRIQ, translated from the coding sequence GTGGCGACTCTTACCCGTCCGCGTGAGGCGGTTGTTCGGCGGCTCTTCGCAGTGTCGATGAACCAGTGCGCAATGCCAGACTGCACGACACAACTGGTGTCATCCGAGACCGGGACGATTCTTGGCGAGGTCTGCCACATACGCGCTCATAACCCTGGTGGTCCTCGGTACCTAGACAGTCAAACGGACGAGGAGCGCCACGGATTTGGCAATCTAGTTCTCCTGTGCCGCAACTGCCACAAGCTGATCGACGCGCTCGAAAATCTGGAAATCTACACTGTGGAGGCGCTGGTTGAGATCAAACGTAGGCATGAGGAGGCTGGCGCGGCCGCCGGTGCGATAGACGCACCCTCGCAGGTAATCACTGCGCTGCAGTGGACAGTCGCTGTTTACGAGGCCGGGGCAACCCACATGGACTTCCGTAACGCCGTATTCAAAGTGGGGGGTGACGGGGGTTACCCACTAGGGGGCGGGGGTGAGGGTGGTGTCCTGACGATTGTTGGGATCGGCAGCCTCCCGGACGATATAGCGGCCGAGATGACGATTGACCTTGCAGGCGGGCCGGGGAGTTATCCCGGAGGCGGCGGAGGTGGCGGCGGGGTTCTCAAGTTCGAGGGAAGAACCGTAGAAACTGACGACATCGCTGCTGGGCTGAAGATCCCGGTGTTCTTCCCAGCGAACAGTGTTGCCGTCGCGGATGGGCTCGTGCATCTGCTCGGTGGAGGTTGGGAGTACTACAGAGTTCCCGAACTGCCGTTCGCAACGATCATAGACGCTGCGCTGGTTGTCGAGTTCGGCACGACACAGCCTAACTCGATGCTGAGCTTCGATGTCTCCGTGCTGGACCCCGGAGAAAACAGACGACACCTCAGTAGGATCGATGTGGAGGTGCCCGAACCTACGGGACCGCTCAACAGGGTATGTCGTTCCGTTCGCGCGTCCATTAAGTTTGAGGCTCCCGGAGTGCACGAGTTGGTGGTCACGTCAGGCGAGATCCGACTTAGTGTGTACTCGTTCGAAGTTCGTATCCAATGA
- a CDS encoding HNH endonuclease signature motif containing protein — translation MAFTEPSAPPLPLLLDQYARLRALLDEIAETQSTDCSETELLQVAIEHERAERRMLSLFTDHIVDIDERSAYRKMGCQTVSNFLCHALNRRGEATRLMNRVWALGRFPDMQGVPLEPRFPETAKGVADGEISGRHVDVVIEVMRKIPADVDPADREAAEATLAHYAREYDPSSLRDLGARILAHLDPDGTITDDRDRARNRGLKLGPQDAQLMSRLTATLDPTTRAMLDVVLSVWAAPGMNNPADPESPTGNPAAADPDALAAAAGRDERSAEKRNHDALRAMLRFVLDAGALGGSHHGLPAHLVVSITESALRDAAGDPARTATGTLLPIKDAIDLAADAQHHLAVFRDHSSEVLYLGRSRRLASRAQRIAAVARDGGCTFPGCTRPSFDCEIHHVVEWDAHHGSTDLDTLATACPPHNRVVGTGADQWATTIATDGIDAGRAVWHPPRSHPSSTPRINHAHRTDAILDRMRADVRRRRTAVPESGGSAPTDTGADPP, via the coding sequence ATGGCTTTCACCGAGCCATCTGCACCACCACTACCACTTCTTCTCGACCAGTACGCGCGCCTACGTGCGCTGCTGGACGAGATTGCCGAGACGCAGTCCACGGACTGCTCCGAGACCGAACTGCTGCAGGTCGCGATCGAGCACGAGCGTGCCGAACGGCGCATGTTGTCGCTGTTCACCGATCACATCGTCGACATCGACGAGCGGTCGGCGTACCGGAAGATGGGGTGCCAGACCGTCTCCAACTTCCTGTGCCACGCGCTGAACCGACGCGGCGAGGCGACCCGCCTGATGAACCGGGTCTGGGCCTTGGGCAGGTTTCCGGACATGCAGGGGGTGCCGCTCGAACCGCGCTTCCCCGAGACCGCCAAAGGTGTTGCCGACGGTGAGATCTCGGGACGCCATGTCGACGTCGTCATCGAGGTGATGCGCAAGATCCCCGCCGACGTGGACCCCGCCGACCGGGAAGCCGCCGAGGCGACGCTTGCGCACTACGCACGCGAGTACGACCCGTCGTCGCTCCGTGACCTCGGCGCCCGCATCCTGGCCCACCTCGACCCCGACGGAACCATCACCGACGATCGCGACCGCGCCCGCAACCGTGGCCTCAAACTCGGGCCGCAAGACGCCCAGCTGATGTCCCGGCTCACCGCAACCCTCGACCCGACAACGCGCGCCATGCTCGACGTCGTCTTGTCGGTGTGGGCCGCCCCTGGGATGAACAATCCCGCCGATCCCGAGTCGCCCACCGGGAACCCCGCCGCCGCGGACCCCGACGCGCTGGCCGCCGCTGCCGGACGCGACGAGCGCTCGGCCGAGAAGCGGAACCACGACGCGTTGCGCGCCATGCTGCGCTTCGTGCTCGACGCCGGCGCGCTTGGGGGTTCGCACCACGGGCTGCCCGCACATCTTGTCGTCTCCATCACGGAATCGGCGCTGCGCGACGCGGCCGGCGACCCGGCACGGACCGCGACGGGAACCCTCCTTCCCATCAAGGACGCCATCGACCTCGCCGCCGACGCGCAGCATCATCTCGCGGTGTTCCGGGACCACTCCAGTGAGGTGCTCTACCTCGGGCGGTCCAGGCGATTGGCCTCCCGCGCACAACGAATCGCCGCGGTCGCCCGCGACGGTGGCTGCACCTTCCCGGGATGCACGCGGCCGTCGTTCGACTGCGAGATCCACCACGTCGTCGAGTGGGACGCCCACCACGGCTCCACCGACCTCGACACTCTCGCGACCGCCTGCCCGCCACACAACCGGGTGGTCGGCACCGGCGCGGATCAGTGGGCCACCACCATCGCCACCGATGGGATCGACGCCGGCCGCGCCGTCTGGCACCCGCCCCGCTCGCACCCGTCGTCGACGCCGCGGATCAACCATGCCCATCGCACCGACGCGATTCTCGACCGCATGCGCGCTGATGTCCGGCGGCGCAGAACAGCGGTGCCGGAGAGCGGAGGGTCGGCGCCGACCGACACCGGCGCAGATCCTCCCTGA
- a CDS encoding amino acid permease, with product MSSPLGITPDESLRKGLQSRHISMLALGGAIGTGLFVASGATISDAGPGGAILAYLLMGCMVFFLMQSLGEMSAYIPCSNPFEEYGKRFVSKSFGFAAGWNYWLNWSVTLAAELVAAGLIMKYWAPDVPSWIWSIVFLAGLLALNLFAVKAFGEAEFWFAAIKVIAVVVFLIVGVLLILGVVGDRPSPGFSNWTIDDAPFVDFPLGMLSVFLIAGFAFQGTEMIAVAAGEAVEPKTAIPRAVRTVFVRILLFYIGTLTIIAFLIPYTDPNLLNASEENIAVAPFTLVFSEAGIAVAASIMNAVILIAILSAGNASLFAATRALYGLSVQGNAPRVFSWVTRSGVPLLAVAATTAIGALCFLASRVGDGRAYVWLVTASSVAGFITWMGIAWAHYRFRRAWHAQGLDLGRLPYKAWLYPAGPIIALLMSVAVIAGQNLPAIRDGSAGNLELWLTAYGALFVFLALWWGHKVITRSPSVDLLTADLSPTSAASAHRDPDPDLVG from the coding sequence GTGTCCAGTCCTCTGGGGATCACCCCCGACGAGTCTCTGCGCAAGGGACTTCAGAGTCGCCACATCAGCATGCTCGCGCTCGGCGGCGCCATCGGCACCGGCTTGTTCGTCGCGTCGGGCGCCACCATCTCCGACGCGGGTCCGGGTGGCGCCATCCTGGCGTATCTGCTGATGGGTTGCATGGTCTTCTTCCTCATGCAAAGCCTCGGCGAGATGTCGGCATACATCCCGTGCAGCAACCCATTCGAGGAGTACGGCAAACGCTTCGTGAGCAAGTCCTTCGGTTTCGCCGCCGGGTGGAACTACTGGCTCAACTGGTCGGTCACCCTGGCCGCCGAGTTGGTGGCCGCCGGGCTGATCATGAAGTACTGGGCCCCCGACGTGCCGTCGTGGATCTGGTCGATCGTGTTCCTGGCGGGTCTGCTGGCCCTGAACCTGTTCGCGGTCAAGGCGTTCGGCGAGGCCGAGTTCTGGTTCGCGGCGATCAAGGTCATCGCGGTGGTCGTCTTCCTCATCGTCGGCGTGCTGCTGATCCTCGGGGTCGTCGGCGACCGCCCGTCGCCGGGGTTCAGCAATTGGACGATCGACGACGCTCCGTTCGTGGACTTCCCGCTCGGCATGTTGTCGGTCTTCCTCATCGCCGGCTTCGCATTCCAGGGCACCGAGATGATCGCGGTCGCCGCCGGCGAGGCAGTCGAACCGAAGACCGCGATTCCGCGTGCGGTGCGCACCGTTTTCGTGCGCATCCTGCTGTTCTACATCGGCACCCTCACCATCATCGCGTTCCTGATCCCCTACACCGACCCCAATCTGCTGAATGCATCCGAGGAGAACATCGCGGTCGCCCCCTTCACCCTCGTGTTCTCCGAAGCGGGGATCGCGGTGGCGGCATCGATCATGAACGCCGTGATCCTGATCGCGATCCTGTCGGCGGGCAATGCGAGCCTGTTCGCGGCAACCCGCGCGTTGTACGGCCTGTCGGTTCAGGGCAACGCGCCGCGTGTGTTCTCGTGGGTCACGCGATCAGGTGTGCCACTCCTCGCCGTGGCCGCGACGACGGCCATCGGTGCCCTCTGCTTCCTGGCGAGTCGGGTGGGCGACGGTCGCGCCTACGTCTGGCTCGTCACCGCCTCGTCGGTGGCCGGTTTCATCACGTGGATGGGTATCGCCTGGGCCCACTATCGGTTCCGGCGGGCGTGGCACGCGCAAGGTCTGGACCTCGGCAGACTCCCCTACAAGGCCTGGCTCTATCCGGCCGGACCGATCATCGCGTTGCTCATGAGCGTTGCAGTCATCGCCGGCCAGAATCTCCCGGCGATCCGCGACGGCTCCGCGGGAAATCTCGAACTGTGGCTCACCGCCTACGGTGCGCTGTTCGTGTTCCTCGCGCTGTGGTGGGGCCACAAGGTGATCACGCGCAGCCCGAGCGTGGACCTGCTCACCGCCGATCTGTCACCCACGTCGGCTGCGTCGGCGCACCGCGACCCGGATCCGGACCTCGTCGGCTGA
- a CDS encoding YdcF family protein, whose product MGVLIVAAVLLIASAVLAWQDPRRLSPGILLTAGLSGVMLAAVIVAVDRGIDDDGSVLAPAVVIVALGLVALLATLILGASLIANGVTLLRREGRRPANLLSALLGSLLSGYALAVLLGIIVGWFDVSTSNALLNFLLAVGIPAGYLGFVFASLLLWSWLYGRWSKWRARRAKVGAIIVLGAGLLDGSRVGPLLASRLDRGREIYDLARASGLDPLIICSGGRGGDERLSEAAAMAEYLVSKGVDRDAIALEDRSTDTAENLRYSRRVLDERGVTEPVAVVTSGYHAFRGAMLMRSAGIDGFSTGAHTARYFVPNAQVRKFLAVLRDHGWINSVVLVLLSVPLISGTAVALFG is encoded by the coding sequence ATGGGCGTACTCATCGTGGCTGCAGTGCTGCTCATCGCGAGCGCGGTGCTCGCATGGCAGGACCCACGTCGTCTGAGCCCCGGCATCCTGCTGACCGCGGGCCTGTCGGGCGTGATGCTCGCCGCGGTGATCGTGGCCGTGGACAGGGGCATCGACGACGACGGCTCGGTTCTCGCGCCGGCGGTGGTCATCGTGGCCCTCGGACTCGTTGCGCTGCTTGCCACTCTCATTCTCGGGGCGTCGTTGATCGCCAACGGCGTGACGCTGCTGCGCCGAGAGGGGCGCCGCCCCGCGAACCTGCTGTCGGCGCTCCTGGGTTCACTCCTGTCCGGTTACGCGCTCGCTGTCCTGCTCGGGATCATCGTCGGATGGTTCGACGTGTCGACGAGCAACGCTCTGCTCAACTTCCTCCTGGCGGTGGGCATTCCGGCCGGTTACCTGGGATTCGTATTCGCCTCCCTGCTCCTCTGGTCGTGGCTGTACGGTCGGTGGAGCAAGTGGCGGGCGCGACGGGCGAAGGTCGGCGCGATCATCGTCCTGGGTGCCGGTCTCCTCGACGGGTCGCGCGTTGGTCCATTGCTGGCGTCACGACTCGACCGCGGTCGCGAGATCTATGATCTGGCCCGGGCTTCCGGCCTGGACCCGCTGATCATCTGCTCCGGAGGCAGAGGTGGCGACGAGCGGCTGTCGGAGGCCGCGGCGATGGCCGAGTACCTCGTCTCGAAGGGCGTCGATCGTGATGCCATTGCGCTCGAGGATCGATCCACCGACACCGCGGAGAACCTCCGGTACTCGAGGCGTGTGCTCGACGAGCGTGGAGTGACCGAACCGGTCGCGGTGGTGACGAGCGGCTATCACGCCTTCCGCGGAGCGATGCTCATGCGGTCTGCTGGGATCGACGGATTCTCGACCGGCGCCCACACCGCGCGATACTTCGTCCCCAACGCCCAGGTCCGTAAGTTCTTGGCGGTTCTGCGTGACCACGGATGGATCAACTCAGTCGTCCTGGTCCTACTCAGCGTGCCGCTGATCTCCGGCACCGCTGTGGCTCTCTTCGGCTAG
- a CDS encoding GyrI-like domain-containing protein, with translation MQIVPEIVDVDPVELAVVRKTVAMDEIEAFYDSAFPLLVSSIEQSGRTIAGPAYGLTFSMPSETPDGMVMDMGAAFPVDAPFPDTDQVFGMRTRGGQIARHLHQGSYDLLPELYAAVFSWIDEQGLTPGEFAWEVYVTQPTPDADPDSLLTEIVVPLSVADM, from the coding sequence ATGCAGATCGTTCCCGAGATCGTCGACGTCGACCCGGTCGAACTCGCGGTGGTACGAAAGACCGTGGCCATGGACGAGATAGAGGCCTTCTACGACTCGGCGTTCCCGCTTCTGGTGTCGAGCATCGAGCAGTCGGGGCGCACGATCGCCGGACCGGCGTACGGCTTGACCTTCTCCATGCCGTCGGAGACTCCCGACGGCATGGTCATGGACATGGGGGCCGCGTTCCCCGTCGATGCGCCGTTCCCCGACACAGATCAGGTGTTCGGGATGCGGACTCGGGGCGGGCAGATCGCCCGCCATCTACACCAGGGCAGCTACGACCTGCTGCCCGAGTTGTATGCGGCGGTCTTCTCGTGGATAGACGAACAGGGCCTCACGCCTGGCGAGTTCGCGTGGGAGGTTTACGTGACCCAGCCGACTCCCGACGCCGACCCGGACAGCCTGCTCACCGAGATCGTCGTGCCATTGTCCGTCGCGGACATGTAG
- the dcd gene encoding dCTP deaminase, translated as MLLSDRDIRAEIADGRLAIDPFDPALVQPSSVDVRLDGLFRVFNNTRYTHIDPAQRQDELTSLVEPADGEPFVLHPGEFVLGSTLEVCSLPDDLAGRLEGKSSLGRLGLLTHSTAGFIDPGFSGHITLELSNVANLPITLWPGMKIGQLCLIRLSSPAEEPYGSASVGSKYQGQRGPTPSKAYLNFQKND; from the coding sequence GTGCTGCTCTCCGACCGCGACATCCGCGCCGAGATCGCTGACGGGCGCCTCGCCATCGATCCGTTCGATCCCGCCCTCGTCCAGCCCTCCAGCGTCGACGTCCGGCTCGACGGTCTGTTCCGGGTGTTCAACAACACCCGCTACACCCACATCGACCCCGCGCAGCGCCAAGACGAACTCACCTCGCTGGTCGAACCGGCCGACGGCGAGCCCTTTGTGCTGCACCCGGGCGAATTCGTGCTGGGGTCGACCCTCGAGGTGTGCTCACTGCCCGACGACCTCGCCGGCCGGCTGGAAGGCAAGTCGTCGCTCGGCCGGCTCGGCTTGCTCACGCATTCGACGGCGGGCTTCATCGACCCCGGCTTCTCCGGCCACATCACCCTCGAACTCTCCAATGTGGCCAACCTGCCGATCACGCTCTGGCCCGGGATGAAGATCGGCCAGCTCTGCCTCATCCGCCTCAGCAGCCCGGCCGAGGAGCCGTACGGCAGTGCGTCGGTGGGTTCGAAATACCAGGGGCAACGCGGTCCGACACCGTCGAAGGCGTACCTCAACTTCCAGAAGAACGACTAG
- a CDS encoding AAA family ATPase — MSGIVVNGDAAQAYAAAGFYVLPVKPGTKNPGSVVGKGWHEKSSRDPVVVRRWWGRNPDYGIALHVGRSGLVVFDLDKPLADLPDELVAALRQGVSQRSRRADSSNPDRGHYLFVNDGNFGNSAGAFAQFGEVRGKNGVIIVAPTEHVDNDGEYRWVKTGPVPRLPKRLRECLREASGVQAAPLARQELTDFLDSYVDSARPELLEVPLDKFSAMVAEGMSRHDALVKVIPMAYRDAMAGLYPAREATERLRAAFEDAFRPDDGDENELKGRRRRPDDREFQATAAWAAAQVVSTDPSELRERKARLIGSEDDVALAREAFAPGGMWHPDNPKGNVYRLHRRGQRADPPPQDDGRQFTQSLAQVTPTKVQWLWHPWIPLGKLTIFEGEPDVGKSTMTLKLAAMVSNGGPWPRVDISGDTSRNEKGLTAPASVVLVGVEDDLADTVVPRLRAAKADLDHVSAMARPRDANGQPIPFLVPDDVDKLRRAIEEVDAKLVVIDPISAFMSDAVKPGSDTANRKALMTLADVAEQTGAAIVLVRHLNKGTGMSAKHRGGGSIAFTALARSVLLAAKLDPSEDRENTNATHALASTKGNLARAPKTMGYELRSSPSDPDSPVVRWAGVLEESADQLVGADGAKTDARTSAPARDEAERLIREMLADGPRDAKEVRRAVAAEAGCSERTVTNAAKRLLVNKTPVRRGESMQIDHWTWSLPGRMKPGDDSNRTGSG; from the coding sequence GTGTCGGGAATTGTCGTCAACGGTGATGCTGCCCAGGCGTACGCCGCGGCTGGGTTCTACGTCCTGCCTGTGAAGCCGGGCACCAAGAATCCCGGCAGTGTCGTCGGCAAGGGGTGGCACGAGAAGTCCAGCCGCGACCCAGTTGTAGTGCGGCGCTGGTGGGGTAGGAATCCCGACTACGGAATAGCTCTGCACGTTGGCCGGAGCGGTCTGGTTGTATTCGATCTCGATAAACCTCTGGCTGACCTGCCCGACGAACTTGTTGCGGCACTACGCCAAGGCGTATCGCAGCGGTCCCGCCGCGCGGACTCGTCTAACCCTGATCGCGGGCACTACCTGTTCGTCAACGACGGCAACTTTGGCAACAGCGCCGGAGCCTTCGCGCAGTTCGGTGAGGTTCGCGGAAAGAACGGCGTCATCATCGTCGCTCCCACCGAGCACGTCGACAACGACGGTGAGTACCGCTGGGTGAAGACGGGGCCGGTCCCTCGCCTCCCCAAGCGGTTGCGCGAGTGTCTACGGGAGGCATCGGGGGTACAGGCTGCACCGCTGGCACGGCAGGAGTTGACCGACTTCCTCGACAGCTATGTGGACTCCGCGCGTCCCGAGTTGCTTGAGGTGCCCCTAGACAAGTTCTCCGCGATGGTCGCCGAGGGGATGTCGAGACATGACGCGCTGGTAAAAGTGATTCCGATGGCCTATCGCGATGCGATGGCGGGTTTGTACCCCGCGCGGGAAGCGACCGAAAGGCTCCGTGCCGCGTTCGAGGACGCGTTCCGCCCGGACGACGGCGACGAGAACGAATTGAAGGGGAGGCGTAGACGTCCCGACGACCGCGAGTTTCAAGCGACCGCAGCGTGGGCGGCAGCGCAAGTGGTATCCACCGACCCAAGCGAGCTGCGCGAGCGCAAGGCGCGTTTGATCGGGAGCGAAGACGACGTGGCGTTGGCGCGCGAAGCGTTTGCACCCGGCGGCATGTGGCACCCGGACAACCCGAAGGGCAACGTCTACCGCCTTCATCGGCGGGGTCAACGCGCCGATCCGCCGCCGCAGGACGATGGACGCCAGTTCACGCAGTCGCTGGCTCAGGTGACACCGACTAAGGTGCAATGGTTATGGCACCCCTGGATTCCGCTGGGCAAGCTCACGATCTTCGAGGGCGAACCAGATGTCGGCAAGTCGACCATGACGCTGAAGCTCGCGGCGATGGTGAGCAACGGTGGCCCGTGGCCACGCGTCGACATCAGCGGCGACACTAGCCGCAACGAGAAAGGGCTGACCGCCCCGGCCTCTGTTGTCCTCGTGGGCGTGGAGGATGACCTAGCCGACACGGTGGTCCCGCGACTGCGCGCAGCGAAGGCCGACCTGGACCATGTTTCGGCAATGGCAAGACCGCGAGACGCAAACGGACAGCCGATTCCGTTCCTCGTTCCCGACGACGTGGACAAGCTGCGCCGCGCAATCGAAGAGGTAGACGCGAAGCTGGTCGTGATCGACCCGATCAGCGCCTTCATGTCGGACGCGGTAAAGCCAGGTAGCGATACCGCAAACCGCAAGGCGCTCATGACCCTCGCGGATGTCGCTGAGCAAACTGGAGCTGCGATCGTCCTCGTGCGCCACCTCAACAAGGGCACGGGTATGAGCGCGAAGCATCGTGGGGGAGGATCTATCGCCTTTACAGCGCTCGCGAGGTCGGTCCTGTTGGCGGCGAAGCTGGACCCGAGCGAGGATCGCGAGAACACCAACGCAACACACGCCCTCGCGTCCACCAAAGGGAACCTTGCCCGAGCACCGAAGACGATGGGGTACGAACTACGCTCCAGCCCTAGCGATCCAGACTCGCCGGTCGTCCGCTGGGCCGGTGTTCTAGAGGAAAGCGCAGACCAACTCGTCGGGGCGGACGGAGCCAAGACTGATGCTCGGACCAGTGCTCCCGCCCGCGATGAAGCTGAGCGTCTGATTCGAGAGATGTTGGCTGATGGGCCCCGCGATGCGAAGGAGGTTCGTAGGGCTGTGGCGGCCGAGGCGGGATGTTCCGAGCGGACAGTGACCAATGCGGCGAAACGCTTGTTGGTCAACAAGACGCCGGTGCGGAGGGGTGAGAGCATGCAGATTGACCACTGGACGTGGTCCCTGCCTGGCCGCATGAAACCGGGAGACGACTCGAACCGGACGGGGAGCGGCTGA
- a CDS encoding recombinase family protein, translating to MTKSKSTSRAEALRRALADKSQPAEPEVAEYQPLKCSGYVRVSTTVQDTKGYGLRSQQDYLTKYCLDRGHQLLTVTSDVVSGGKAAEMHGRAVAINALEAGMADALLVRALDRATRDQLDAAELYKRAELHGWRLLDCEGADSGEPSQRLTADIRLAVAAEERRRISVRTREGLARAKREGKKLGRPSRIDPLVVKEIVSMRREEGLGPKAIANWLDEAGIATPGGGYRWHYATVRRVLSREGVA from the coding sequence ATGACCAAGAGCAAGTCCACGTCCAGAGCGGAGGCGTTACGCCGCGCCTTGGCCGACAAGTCGCAGCCCGCCGAGCCGGAGGTGGCCGAGTATCAGCCGCTGAAATGTAGTGGCTACGTGAGGGTTTCAACAACCGTGCAGGACACCAAGGGCTACGGCCTGCGATCCCAACAGGATTACCTGACCAAGTACTGCCTGGACCGAGGTCACCAGTTGCTCACTGTTACAAGCGATGTGGTGAGTGGCGGCAAAGCTGCGGAGATGCACGGCCGAGCCGTCGCGATCAACGCCCTCGAAGCGGGAATGGCCGATGCGCTACTGGTGCGGGCACTAGACCGTGCGACCCGCGACCAACTCGACGCTGCCGAACTCTACAAGCGCGCCGAGTTGCATGGTTGGCGACTGCTGGACTGCGAGGGCGCGGACAGCGGCGAACCCAGCCAGCGACTCACCGCCGACATCCGCCTCGCGGTGGCTGCGGAGGAACGCCGACGCATCAGCGTCCGCACCAGGGAGGGGCTGGCCCGAGCGAAGCGCGAGGGTAAGAAGCTTGGCCGGCCAAGTCGTATCGACCCGCTCGTGGTGAAGGAGATCGTCAGCATGCGCCGCGAGGAAGGGCTGGGGCCGAAGGCTATCGCTAACTGGCTCGATGAGGCCGGAATCGCAACGCCGGGTGGTGGTTACCGCTGGCACTACGCGACAGTTCGTCGGGTGCTGAGTAGGGAAGGGGTGGCCTGA